The DNA sequence ATTAAATTaccattaaaatgtaaataacttTTACATGGTCCTTCATTAGTAGGTCCTTAACTAGATAcctaattaaatgaaatgtaaTGAATTAACAAGACGTATTGAATGAAAAGTAcacatatcaaaatatttttctatattttgaatgaattgtaatgaaactttatttacttattctGTGCATACTGTTAAcgattttactatttttagtaagtacGTATTTATAGTCTAGACACtttttattgcataaaatctataatgttgttaatttcaaaacatttaCTGTAAGGCTCTGAAGGGGCAGTTTTACTCTCTTCGTTTATTTGTGCAGCGGGTGATATTTCTTCGGGGTTGCTTGCGAGTGTCCCTCGGAGAACGTTCACTAGTTTATTACACTGCTCGCTTCGTTTTAACTGCTTGTTCGTCCGTTCCTGTGTACTGACAAGCCTTCGTTGGTTGATTTGAATATgctttattttcttctttataaAGTTAACGTAATAATCCACTTGATACTGCAAATTATCTACGCTCCAATAGAACTTTAAGTCAATAAAGATCGTTAATAATAATGCAGCATACAGTCCGGTCAAACCAACTGCAAAGTAGAACAACGTTGGATCGCTTCTCGAGAAGAATGGACATTCCTCTTTTAGTGTAAGACAATTCCAGAAATATGAAGGCGATAAAACACTGTCTTCCATTCGATTCATGGCggataatgaattaaaaacggaaaatttattttaagtttttgacACTTCCCACGACAGAGCGCCGAAGTTTCTCCGGCAACTGACTTGAAAGAATCGAATGCAGCCAGTTAAAAAATCAAGATTTTAACACAAAAAGGTTCGTGctacaaataatttactttcttGGTTTACAAGTATCGTGAATAGTTTAAGTTACAGTAAAGATTTAAACAGGATCTATATTAGTTactaatacttatattgatgATAAATGTCCTAGAAACAAAACAATAGTCGGTAGGTaggaaacaaaacaataatcgcAAAATACCAACAAAATACCATTgcaattaactattttatgaTGGAAATGCTAATCAcgacaaattaaaattatatttaatagttaatattgtatttggcatttaaaatagtttatgtTACGTGGGAAGACCGTATTACCTACCTCagttttaattcattataaaGATTAATGAGTATGTAGGTAACTGTTAACCAAGTATACAGAATGGtaatacaaaatcaaaataataaaatcaatcaatatgagtgtgataatatattcacatattatattatgttgatagaatttatagtttaattttaagtttcaagagattcatttaaattatattggaAATCTCTGTCCGTTTGATATATCAAAGGGTTTTGGGATCGGACAGACATTTAACCAGAGCGATGGACCGAAATGATTCCATAACTGTAGTATAATTTTGTTACGGAACTCTACATAAAAGTTGAAAAAGCATAGCAAATCATCCTTGACTTATAGTTTTGCATCCTGTAACTCGGCtacattcaattttataaaaactgcCTGCAAAAGTATTTGTATAAGTTTTGTTGATATTTCATCCATAACTTTTGAACTTCTTGTAAGTTGGGATGTTGATGTGAGCCAACAACATGTCTTATATTTTATCCAACTTtgctgtaataaaaataaattttaagaaatattttaacttacagaaaaaatataaaaattaagtaggtacatacaatttttgtaGATAATTATCATCTTTGTGAACTATCAAGCGTATATTAACGTTCAAAATGTAGTAATTTTGAGTGAGATTgatagtttattaaaaagtgaagtccTGTTTTTCGTACAGGCAAGTACTGAGGCAATCAGTCTTCTGAGCAATGCCAGACGGAGATGTTTTCAACCGCTACCAAAAGCACCGAAAAGTTCTTACATCGCAGCATGTATTTTTTAGTAGATATTTAATTGcaaagtaagtaggtatcaAACCTTTATCAAGGAATTCCTTGGTACTACGCCCACGCTTCATTGAAGAGGCTGTTGATGTTAAAAgcactaaattaatattatttatttgtagagAGCCGCGGCTGTCCTGAACTCATGAAATATGGGACTCCACTTAAACTTTTAGGAAACCTTTACCTTTTAAGAGTGCTGAACCCGCATCAGTTTGTCAATTAACTTATTTGAATAGAAGTTATTGAATGAATAGTTTGCTTAAAATTATTCTATGCCTgattgtttacataatataagtaggtaatagaaggtatattttttagaaatcACAGaagagtattttttttgttaatggTAATGTTTTGCGATATTTCGAAGAAAGTTAATTGATAGAGCAGATTGGAGATTCACGTTTTCGGTATGAATCTAAGATAATTTTGGTATACCTAATGCTATTTATAACCTGTGCTATTACGGTTTATTCATGcgcatttgaaaataaataatttgggtttcaatattattatattgtataatcttCAGACACGTCGTGTaaggtaagaaaaatatgaacaatatatatttgaatgggatttggttatattatgttaatgagACAAAATTAAGTACCTGTAAATGAAAACACCTGAATATGATTTATAACAAATTCGTTCAAATCCATCTTTTGCTTATTCAAAAGCAAGAAACGTTAGTACCTAGACTTATAATTGTTACCACAAAAGTGCATATTATGATCCATTTTTTATAGAGAATAAGTATCTATGTAGAATTTTCGAAGCAGAATTGAATATTAGTCTATAACGACGTCATAATTTTCATACTGTTCAATTATTCGTGTTATTTTAGAAAAGCAATATGGTACTAATACTATTCTCCTAATAAAAAGTTGGGGAAATTTTGAGATATAGCATTTATTGCTCATCTTTTTCTGTAGGcgctataaattattaatctgtTTTTTCGCATGACGTAAAAGTTGTATATCTGAATTATTTCTTTCATTAGTTgtaggttaaaaataaaaatgttgataatTTCAGttgatatacattttttatactagCAAACGAGCCAGCGATGCACTTGGTGATAAGTGATCACTGCAATcgttaaataattgttaaattgcTATCGCTAGCAAGCATTGCAATTCAAATCACAGGCAAATGGAAATACTGCTAATGACAAACTGTTCCGCAATTTAGTAGTCCTAAGCAGAAAATGTCAAGAAAGTGCATGGTTGCTCAAGACCACACATCTAGGTGATATAGCTTTACCGAGTGGGTAGTGtgattgtatttatttcttatttattgtcGAATTTGGCTGCTGGTATTAAGTCAAACTGTCGTTCGAAACCCTTTACAATTGGTTGAATTCGTATGGACACGCAAAATCACGCCGCAATGCATCGAGCCGATCGCTTAGCTCGGGTTTGATGACGACTTGAGTGGCTTGACGGTGACGGCGGTCAAAGGAAAGTGGTTGATATGGGGTGCTCCAGCCCAGAGGTGAGAAGAGTATCCCATATGAGGCCATACTTTTGCCTTATAGAATTGTAGCTGGTGTAAAATACTGTCTCTAATATGTATCTCATTAATCATTATCCCGTAGATCTATCTACctaacttattaaaaaacaagCTTGTGAATTGATAcaattcataatatgatatactATTATAGTAATAACACACATTTTGATACCATGTGTAATCACGTACAATGcgatttgtatttgttttatccAAAGTACAACTGAAATCATTAGATAAACTGACTCTACTTAAACATAAACACCCCTAAaacaaataagtaataaaaactttGATCAAGTTAAACACCCTAATTCATAATTACACCATGAGGTCTGGAAGGTTACAgtctttacatataaaattaaaagcatCTAATCTTAAGCTTAATGAAAGACTTCCTAAGTCAGTAATGGtagggtgaagccgcgggcgccAAGTTCAACAATTGTAAGACTTAACAAGGTCGTAAAACGTGCTCCACTCGTTTGCAGTTATCTAGTTGCTTGATTTTATCTCGCACCTAATGAGGTTTAATATACCGACACTACAATTATTCAAGATCTTTAAATTGTCCGTCAGTTTGAGAAAATTTCGTAGGTTTTATTAAAGCGATGTTAAAGAACGACAATACAATGATTTATTCGGGTTTCGTAGCCAAATGGCAAATCGGTATCCTTATAATTTTGGCAGTCTGAATATCAGAGCCATTTTACTCGGAGGATGGTATTggaaatgtataaaagaaaattttctgAATCGCTacaaaaccataatattaagttaaaCATATGATTTTCTGAATCGCTACAAAACCATATTAAGTTAAAcctatgattttttttatttaacataatatataatttggaCGCGGGCGTGGTTCTGTAGgtacttctttattttattcatgtattttcgattcaaaattataaacatatgtacctatttatatctCTATTATCtgtttacctacctatattgcAGGTGTTCTTCCAATaatctgttttatttgtttgcattAATACTCAGAGTTATCAAAATTctagtaattaatttaattatcattatGACACTCGCAAATATAATCAGTGAGatccattaatattaatgattacAATTAACAAATGTAACATTCAGGTTGCCGCTCAAAGCAAACCCAAATATCCAATGTTTTGGCATGTGTTTAGACAGAAAAGTGGCTAActatttgattaattaatgaCTGAACGGCAATTATATACCAGGCCAGCAggtattaaatgtttaatttagcTAAATGGCTGCGATATTTAAGTATTGATTTGCTCTCTACGCTACGTTAATATCGTCATTAAGGACAGATATCTTCAGTGTACAAGTTTAATGCATGCCAATTTGTCAACGTACCTACACAGTACACATAGCTAATGGTATTAGGTAGTTCTTAAAAGATCcgaataaactttattaatacCTAGTTAATGTTTTGAAGCTGTTGTCTATTTACTAACGGTGACACTGACTACAACGTATATTAATACTAGGTACTATGAGTAATTTCTGGCCGCCCTATTTTTGATTTGTATAAGAAACCATACATCGTGTTAATTGATACAACAtacttttaatcaaataatatttttccagTAGTATTAAATAGTGACATTAATATATTCAGGATCAAGGATCAACCAAATCGATtcaagtttattaattaaaagtcaagtcaaaagattaattattatacttgtatgtactttattatatttattgaaacataatatgaaaatgtagAGACAACACATCCTTGACTTTTGTTCACATGTtgaaaattattcattcaGTGGTGATATTTAgcttaatttattcaaatgattgtttttgctataatatatttataagttataactgtTTCTTTTGTACagacttataaattattaatcttaaaatgtatttatttatatttgcagGTAAAACAGAgttatttagataattatgGACAACACACGAAAGAAACTGATCGTGGCTTGGTTTGCCGAAGACCATTGTCGAGATGATCTTGGTGGCGACTAGTCAAGTCCAGATAGTAAAGAAGACCATGTAGAGAAGCAGCAAAGATGCCTATACCGGAGATAAATGGTAGGAGGTGGATAGGTGCCTTCAATGCGCTATGCATACATTCagcaaataaaaactttgatTCTATTCAACGTCGTGATTTCCTCATGGACGGCGCTGGCTTGGATGAAACCCCTGGCACCTAATGGCGCATCCACACATGCCATGCAACTTGCAAGTGCTATGGAAGTGATGGCGGACATGCATTGGCAAATGCATGTCCGCCGGCCGTGCCGCCGACATTGCCTAGCCTGCCTCTGCCATGCAAATGCCATGCACATGCCATGAAAATGTCATGCAAATTCCATGCAAATGCAATGCAAATGTCATGCAAATGCCATGCAAGTGCCATGCAAATGCCGTGCAAATGCCATGCAAATGCCATGCAAATGCCATGCAAATGCCATGCAAATGCCATGCAAATGCGATGCAAGTGCCATGCAAATGCCGTGCAAATGCCATGCAATGCCATGCAAATGCCACGCAAGTGCCATGCAAATTCGATGCAAATGCGATGCAAATGCCATGCAAATGCGATGCAAATGCCATGCAAATGCCGGCGGCACGGTGCATTTAAAAagatatgtttgtatgttttgttgtttattttaaatagaaaatatattgtaatgaagatttataaataaataataaacagattttttcatttatttgtgtactttttcttgttttaaaaatggtatACCCTTGTAGACCACGCGACCTCACACGTCACTTTTAGATATGCGACTACTGTAGTCTGTagggttaaaaaaattacggCTGTTGTTCCTTCTGCAAATTAATCACCTCTACACTTTCCAATATACATACGGATACAGCCACAGATTACTTAATAGTTATACGTCTAGATATCGTTTCTTATTCTATCTCTACTAGTAATGAACTCTTGAAATTGAATCGCTTTAATATTGGTGTTTGCAACGAGACTCGTTTTGGACCGACAACAGGACTACTCGAactaaatatctatataaattataaacagttcAGAGACGGGCCGTAATATCCGTTCTTCAGTTAAGATTCTAATTTATCTGAATTCATAAACGCTATCTTCAAACATACATTTATGTTCAAATATGATTGAAATAGAAACCATAAAACTTTTGTTTATAGAATCATAGAATCATAGAAAAGAAAATCATAGAATTTATGGTGAAAACTTGAATACCGGGccgtcaataaaaatatattacctactacATTGATTTTTCAGAGGCTTCGTGTGTCATGACTGTTCAAACGACTTTCTCCGTTGCAGTTAAAAACCTTTTGTATATCTACGAAAGATCTACGacatatttatgaattttttaacatcaatgtgtaaaataaataaaaattcaagaaaaaaaaaagatcatGAACGAGTATTGGAATATACATAcgcataggtacctatttcatTGCATTGTGAATGAAACAATTTTCGCCGAAAATAAGTGTTAATAAGGTAATTCAAGAGagttcaataataatataaaatatacttttgttATTCAAGGTGACATATTTATAGCGGTACTTGATTCAATGACAGTTTATTGCTTACGTAACGGTTGTTAAGACCACGTCGCGACGCGTACGCAcgtctataatatatttagtacAGAATAACATACCGTAGAGACGGTCGGGTACTCTCGGTTGTGAAACGGCATGTACAGATAAACTATACCTTCTTATCAAGACTAAAAGAAACAGACTTATCTATCACACCGTTCACATGCTTCAGTGACCTCCTATATAAATGATTGTAAATCATACCTATATTCGTGGTAATGGTGTCAACGCAATAAAATATCAACtacaataaaatgatttttattgcGGTCATAGTTCTGACTGTGTTTATTGTGTTACTTCTGAAGATCTATCAAAAGTTCACGCACGCAATATGTCATTCGAGTGCTCATATGGTGGGGAAAGTCGTGATAATAACAGGTGGGAACAGCGGTATCGGATTCGAAACCGCTAAGAACTTAGCGGAGCGCGGTGCAAGGGTCATTATCGCTTGTCGCAGTATCCGGCGAGGCACAGCAGCCAAAGATGAAATCATTAAAGCGACTGGCAATACAGAAGTTGTTTATAGACATTTGGATTTAGCATCGCTGCGATCAGTTCGggatttttgtgaaaaaatatacaaaacagAGAGCAGGTTGGATGTCCTCATTAATAATGCCGGCGCAGGCGGCCTCGGTAATTACAAGACGGAAGACGGGATTCACATAGGAATGCAAGTGAATTATTTCGGACCATTTTTATTAACCTGTCTTTTGTTGCCTTTGCTCAAAGCTTCTGCGCCTAGTCGAATCATTAATTTATCATCGTTGACTCACAAATATGCGGAAATGGACTTTGAAAATTTGAATATGGAAAAATATTGGAGTGATTACTTGGTGTATGCGAATAGTAAGCTGTACCTTAATCTGATGGCATTAGAATTGAGTCGTAGGTTAAAGGGTAGTGGCGTGACTGCAAACGCGTTGCACCCTGGAGTGTGCGCAACGAATTTATTTAGGAACAttaatagtaaaattatacgtggtataataaaaataggtcTTGATTTCGTGTACCAAAGCCCTTGGGAAGCGGCACAGACGTCGATATACTTGGCTGTGTCACCAGACGTGAAAGACGTGAGTGGTTGCTATTTCAGTGACTGTCGTAAGAAGATTCCATCACGCTTGTCGCAAGACGCTGACATAGCAAAACGGTTGTGGGTGGAATCCGAAAAATTAGTCAAATTTTCTGTAGATGATAAGTAAAGTAATGtgataaatttttgaaacttgttaatttatttaaagtatacttacctatatttttattgctcaTGTTACATATTCATGACAGATATTTTACATTTGTTAATTAAGCATTTAAGTAGAGTTATTAAAAACGAATTGGAACAAAAcgattaatttacaattttttgttttatttattgttttctgAATATAGGTTTAAAGActttattaatcataaaaacaatagttCACTTAAAATGAGTTACATGctatcttataaataataattaatcttatCTCTAATTTAAGGTAATACTCATACATTACAAATTTATAGCAGAATCTTATGATGCTATTTTGACTTAGATCatttacttaatgatctaagtattttgagtataataattaatgtaatacctattatattaacaaatattaatttatacatgatagtaataatattatgatacgatatgatgaaaaaaaaGTACCTTAAACTAGCTAGAGATAgcgaaaaaacaaaaattcctAGAATTTCCTACATAACAACATATTATCTTGGACAAttagttttagattataataatattacagaaGGTAGatgttcttttatttcatgtagAAAAATAGGTTATTTGGATATATAAACaacatgataatattatgttcttttaCGAACGATATTATTAAGACACAGACTGATCCGATGACAACGTATGACCTTTATAATTTTCTGTTACAATTTTAgctctaataaaatattggagatatatttaataatgaaaatataatttcctaaaattagtaacatatgaaatgaaaaaatatttgaatacgtatgaaaatataatatagtagctaggtatataatatgttcgtCTACTTTACACACATATATTTTCCTTATTGGCCTCGACCCAATAATGTTTTACTACCACATGTTGTATCACCCATTCATCACTCTACGCTTCTAgatcaaaatatttccttaTTGTTGTTTCTTgaacttttttgttattcatTTCCTATTGTTCACTAGACTGATAAATCAAAGAAGTCTGATGttacttacaaaataacaCCAATTGaaacacaaaatttaattatgaatttaattctaggttttttttttataaatttaaatgagcAATTTTGGATTAATCCTTATAAACGAAAATCATGTTAACGTTAACAAACGTAAATGAGAGAGCAACATTATCGgtcgttttaatttaaattttgtgttCAGTTGTAGGGATAAATACTTCAATGTGCGTCATCCGTTACATGCTcagaatttataattttatttgaaaacttatttaatatcaaattagtgacatatagcttaataataatgttattgcaATCGACTTATGATTATTAACAGTTTACACGAGCGTTAAATGCATGGCAACATCATTCGAGCGTGAAAATATTACAAGAATGTACGCGTATTACTTTCTCACtaggtatacatatatgtacgTACATTTCTCTTAGCTATTAAATCGTGCAGCCGTCGAGGACCAACCCAATAACAATAAGGCTGGATTCCTACTAGAATGTGGTATGTTGTAGTATAAGAGCTAGAATGTACAAGAGATCAGTTTTCatctgaaaattttaatatgaatcCAAAATTAACATGATTTGAATTGTTTTTGTAGAGTGTGGTGGTCTGCTGATTAATTCGTATTCGATAGAATTATCAATGTCTTAGTCAATTCATAATTCACCGTGTTAGAATTATTATGATGATGTATCAATACAccgtaattattttttccttaCGAAATATTTTCCTATTAATGTGTAACAAAAATCCCTTTATGAGGCAAATATGCTAGTTATCCTATAATACTCACGTAATACCTACGTGTAATGGGTCAGTATGTGTTTTCGGtagatgtaataaattaataatatacctactagttGAAATGTTAAGTGGTAAtaagtgcataatattttgaaatttaatgaGATGATAGAGACACCTAAGCAAGTGCCAGTTAATAGCGGCCATGGCACTAACCTCAAGGATATTCTAATAATCAAAgtcttga is a window from the Colias croceus chromosome 7, ilColCroc2.1 genome containing:
- the LOC123693341 gene encoding uncharacterized protein LOC123693341, with the protein product MNRMEDSVLSPSYFWNCLTLKEECPFFSRSDPTLFYFAVGLTGLYAALLLTIFIDLKFYWSVDNLQYQVDYYVNFIKKKIKHIQINQRRLVSTQERTNKQLKRSEQCNKLVNVLRGTLASNPEEISPAAQINEESKTAPSEPYSKCFEINNIIDFMQ
- the LOC123693374 gene encoding retinol dehydrogenase 13-like produces the protein MIFIAVIVLTVFIVLLLKIYQKFTHAICHSSAHMVGKVVIITGGNSGIGFETAKNLAERGARVIIACRSIRRGTAAKDEIIKATGNTEVVYRHLDLASLRSVRDFCEKIYKTESRLDVLINNAGAGGLGNYKTEDGIHIGMQVNYFGPFLLTCLLLPLLKASAPSRIINLSSLTHKYAEMDFENLNMEKYWSDYLVYANSKLYLNLMALELSRRLKGSGVTANALHPGVCATNLFRNINSKIIRGIIKIGLDFVYQSPWEAAQTSIYLAVSPDVKDVSGCYFSDCRKKIPSRLSQDADIAKRLWVESEKLVKFSVDDK